A DNA window from Burkholderia sp. HI2500 contains the following coding sequences:
- a CDS encoding formyltransferase family protein, giving the protein MPKKNLVYIQSLRNGAADRAGQPVAYRGGTRYMKAPLEYLVERLNDSPLGERYTLKGVIVDDDDGSPADRAKVADYGFARTPGRPWILPEGLTVQGRPVDELFCTIASTYRRLPRDARERVAGKQAFERRLLERLLELDADVVVLDGLLVILDELVRPGARFHRRIANIHPGITADGSPYQRRGAWATLDALHGARGERVDWSNGTTSSVEPVMMTGASFHYVDNGIDSGEVICDVLDTPIAPDDTILELRWNNFQRSLFPALERGLHVLADRHDAGAL; this is encoded by the coding sequence ATGCCGAAGAAAAATCTCGTCTACATCCAGTCGCTGCGCAACGGCGCGGCCGATCGTGCCGGCCAGCCGGTCGCTTATCGGGGCGGCACGCGCTACATGAAGGCGCCGCTCGAATATCTCGTCGAACGCCTGAACGACTCGCCGCTCGGCGAGCGTTACACGCTCAAGGGCGTGATCGTCGACGACGACGACGGTTCGCCGGCCGACCGCGCGAAAGTCGCCGACTACGGTTTCGCCCGCACGCCGGGCCGCCCGTGGATCCTGCCGGAAGGGTTGACGGTGCAGGGCCGTCCGGTCGACGAACTGTTCTGCACGATTGCGTCGACGTACCGGCGGCTGCCGCGCGACGCGCGCGAGCGCGTGGCTGGCAAACAGGCGTTCGAGCGCCGCCTGCTCGAGCGCCTGCTCGAACTCGACGCCGACGTCGTCGTGCTCGACGGGCTGCTCGTGATCCTCGACGAACTCGTGCGGCCCGGCGCGCGCTTTCACCGGCGCATCGCCAACATCCACCCGGGCATCACGGCCGACGGCTCGCCGTACCAGCGGCGCGGCGCATGGGCGACGCTCGACGCGCTGCACGGCGCGCGCGGCGAACGGGTCGACTGGTCGAACGGCACGACGTCGTCCGTCGAGCCCGTGATGATGACGGGCGCGTCGTTTCACTACGTCGACAACGGCATCGATTCCGGCGAGGTGATCTGCGACGTGCTCGACACGCCGATCGCGCCGGACGACACGATTCTCGAACTGCGCTGGAACAACTTCCAGCGCAGCCTGTTTCCGGCACTCGAGCGGGGGCTGCACGTCCTCGCCGACCGCCACGACGCGGGAGCACTGTGA
- a CDS encoding lysine N(6)-hydroxylase/L-ornithine N(5)-oxygenase family protein has translation MQRENVFDLIGVGFGPSNLALAIRLEERRAARPLAHCFIERQPEFGWHRGMLLDDCRMQISFLKDLVTMRDPTSRYTFINYLFERGRLNEFVNLKNFYPTRVEFHDYLSWVADAFDDSVHYSETVLAIEPVHGDGEKIDALRVLSRDAAGHERQRVTRALSVGVGGTPAIPDAFAALGRDRVIHSSSYLTDIDRLVASPDGERRRVAVIGAGQSAAEVFIDLARRFPHVDASLVMRAGALKPADDSPFVNEIFSPEFTDVVYAQPHDARRALLERYRDTNYAVVDRPLIEQIYEMLYLQRIDGTPRHALLANSAIEAAVRTADGRIELTLRDRMSGDTRVERFDALVLATGYRRDTHSALLDGLAPHLGDALARGDVTRDYLLATPAHFAPRIYLQGCCEDSHGLSDTLLSVLARRADEICASLEDGIAPAHEEGAARATQEKRQENGASASRMAFAL, from the coding sequence ATGCAGAGAGAAAACGTATTCGACCTGATCGGCGTCGGCTTCGGGCCGTCGAATCTGGCGCTGGCCATCCGCCTCGAGGAGCGGCGCGCGGCGCGCCCGCTCGCCCATTGCTTCATCGAGCGCCAACCGGAATTCGGCTGGCATCGCGGCATGCTGCTCGACGACTGCCGGATGCAGATCTCGTTTCTGAAGGATCTCGTCACGATGCGCGATCCGACAAGCCGCTACACGTTCATCAACTATCTGTTCGAACGCGGCCGGCTGAACGAATTCGTCAACCTGAAGAACTTCTATCCGACCCGCGTCGAATTCCACGACTACCTGAGCTGGGTGGCCGACGCGTTCGACGATAGCGTCCACTACAGCGAGACCGTCCTCGCGATCGAACCCGTGCACGGCGACGGCGAGAAGATCGACGCACTGCGCGTGCTGTCGCGCGACGCCGCCGGCCACGAGCGCCAGCGCGTCACGCGTGCGCTGTCGGTCGGCGTCGGCGGCACGCCGGCGATCCCGGACGCGTTCGCCGCGCTCGGCCGCGACCGCGTGATCCACTCGTCGTCGTACCTGACCGACATCGACCGGCTCGTCGCGTCGCCGGACGGCGAGCGCCGCCGCGTCGCGGTGATCGGCGCGGGGCAGAGCGCGGCCGAGGTGTTCATCGATCTCGCGCGCCGCTTCCCGCATGTCGACGCGAGCCTCGTGATGCGCGCAGGCGCCTTGAAGCCGGCGGACGACAGCCCGTTCGTCAACGAGATCTTCAGCCCCGAGTTCACCGATGTCGTTTATGCGCAGCCGCACGACGCGCGCCGCGCGCTGCTCGAGCGCTATCGCGACACGAACTACGCGGTGGTCGACCGGCCGCTGATCGAGCAGATCTACGAAATGCTGTACCTGCAGCGCATCGACGGCACGCCGCGTCATGCGCTGCTCGCGAACAGCGCGATCGAGGCGGCGGTGCGCACCGCCGACGGCCGCATCGAGCTGACGCTGCGCGACCGGATGAGCGGCGACACGCGCGTCGAGCGCTTCGACGCGCTCGTGCTGGCCACCGGCTACCGCCGCGACACGCATTCGGCGCTGCTCGACGGGCTCGCGCCGCACCTGGGCGACGCGCTCGCCCGCGGCGACGTCACGCGCGACTACCTGCTCGCGACGCCCGCGCACTTCGCGCCGCGCATCTACCTGCAAGGCTGCTGCGAAGACAGCCACGGCCTGTCCGACACGCTGCTGTCGGTACTGGCGCGCCGCGCGGACGAAATCTGCGCGTCGCTCGAAGACGGGATCGCACCCGCCCATGAAGAAGGCGCGGCCCGGGCAACACAGGAAAAACGACAGGAAAACGGGGCGAGCGCGAGCCGGATGGCTTTCGCTCTTTGA
- a CDS encoding non-ribosomal peptide synthetase, which produces MTKVQPDWLALATRFAQLPDAQRAVFIDKLGAAGIDFRVLPIPPRTPRSDRVPASFAQTRLWLHARLIDAPDAYHITERLALTGPLDAHALRLACDALIARHEALRTTFDEAQDGVAQTIHAPLRCPWRETDLEALPDTQRMARAETVAMADEAEPFDLGVAPLVRAHLVRFDATHHWLALTVHHIVSDGWSSGVMLFELASFYRAYASGEPVPLAPLPIQYADYALWQRRWLDAGERDRQLAFWRERLDPQRGVLALPGATARPARRSARGARHVFSLDARVGAQLRAFAAASGATPFAVLLAALDALLARATGDARICVGVPAANRERAEVAGLIGFFVNTLAIDVDVPAHGDFSSLVARTQRALVDAQMHQDVPFEQVVDALGVPRSASHHPLFQVMAAYGERRALPALGAAAAALLPSGTPSAKFDLTLSVEATPDGTFDAAFIYALDLFEADAIARLAARFVTLLTDALARPDMPIGDLDWLPADERAQLFAWNAPAGATEAEPFVPVHARIASHAQARPDARGVADIDRALTRGEVDARAARLARHLVAAGVRPEMRVGVALQRSVDLLVALIAVLKSGAAFVPLDPAHPRERLAQIVGDANIAHVLTDRASAASLPELPELRVWRADEVDALDEAAHVVLPDVLPGHAAYAIYTSGSTGKPKGVIVDHASFALHCAAIAERYGASENDVFLLFQSVNFDGAHEGWFSQYMSGAAVSVTADVLWPPAQTCAMMVRDGVTMTYVPPGCAAQLAEWALAHGAPPTLRSLTVGGEATSREAFAMLRRALPNVRVVNGYGPTETVITPTLWMFRPGDDLAKLGDAAYLPIGTLVGARTAHVLDERLHPLPVGVIGELYLGGEGIGVARGYLDRPSLTAERFVPDPYGAPGARLYRTGDLVRRRADGVFDFIGRVDHQVKLRGLRIELGEIEAQLAAHDAVREACAVVHGQGALAQLVAYVELTADAQAAARPVEAATLDAHLRRTLPDYMVPAQLIVLDALPRNANSKVDRARLPAPVRVERAYEAPHDGDEAALAAIWCDVLNLERVGRGDHFFDLGGHSLAAVRVATRVAERLGRDVPVRALFEAPVLAQYALQVADAPRAAHAGAAAPGVALAKPDAHGVWPLSPAQLGLWFLWRAQPDSAAYNIPVALRVRGPLDVDALRAAFADVTVEHPALRARLVARDGALPGQRIDAHASVELPVIDLSAQADVFARAAALTDEDALAPFDLVADAPLWRARVLRLDAEDHVLSVTIHHIVSDGESIELWLDAVRARYVARVQGGAGAVPADEVVQQSAQPLVLPAPCHPARVAYWRDALADLPARVLPQRADAPAVPQWRAARFAFEFDGALIRAARDTASAAHATLPMLLHAALNTALFRATGAADQPVGVLASTRELTGDAARDALGLFINSVVVRTRLDPAARRADVLAQVRDTALAAYAHADVPFADVVAALRAPRAAQANPLFQVMFNYLRPTGAATRDWAGLALAGFDDVRHRVVFTLELDVVEHPDGRVSAAFSYADELLDSGFVDALVELYHDEVARFAGASEAVLGAPDKLVVEQASHRARTESHACAATLSRAPHAAAVLAALWSDTFATAAPEPDADLFEAGATSFDVVRFVDAASRVGHALTVADVFASPTLAALGARLDAHTETGQEARHAG; this is translated from the coding sequence ATGACGAAGGTTCAACCCGACTGGCTCGCGCTCGCGACGCGTTTCGCGCAACTGCCGGACGCGCAGCGCGCGGTCTTCATCGACAAGCTCGGCGCGGCCGGCATCGACTTCCGCGTGCTGCCGATCCCGCCGCGCACCCCACGCAGCGACCGCGTGCCGGCGTCGTTCGCGCAGACGCGGCTGTGGCTGCACGCGCGGCTGATCGATGCGCCCGATGCGTATCACATCACCGAGCGCCTGGCGCTGACGGGCCCGCTCGACGCGCATGCGCTGCGTCTTGCGTGCGATGCGCTGATCGCGCGCCACGAGGCGCTGCGCACGACCTTCGACGAAGCGCAGGACGGCGTCGCGCAAACGATCCACGCACCGTTGCGCTGCCCATGGCGTGAAACCGATCTCGAAGCGCTGCCGGATACGCAGCGCATGGCGCGCGCGGAAACCGTCGCGATGGCCGACGAAGCCGAGCCGTTCGATCTCGGCGTGGCGCCGCTCGTCCGCGCGCATCTGGTGCGCTTCGATGCGACGCATCACTGGCTCGCGCTGACCGTGCATCACATCGTGTCGGACGGCTGGTCGTCGGGTGTGATGCTGTTCGAGCTTGCGTCGTTCTACCGCGCCTATGCGTCGGGCGAGCCGGTGCCGCTCGCGCCGCTGCCGATCCAGTACGCCGATTACGCGCTGTGGCAGCGCCGCTGGCTCGACGCCGGCGAGCGCGACCGCCAGCTCGCGTTCTGGCGCGAACGGCTCGATCCGCAACGTGGCGTGCTGGCGCTGCCGGGCGCGACGGCACGACCCGCACGCCGCAGCGCGCGCGGCGCACGCCATGTGTTTTCGCTCGACGCGCGCGTCGGTGCGCAACTGCGCGCATTCGCGGCCGCATCGGGCGCCACGCCGTTCGCGGTGCTGCTCGCCGCGCTCGATGCGCTGCTGGCGCGCGCGACCGGCGACGCGCGGATCTGCGTCGGCGTGCCGGCCGCGAACCGCGAACGCGCGGAGGTCGCCGGCCTGATCGGCTTCTTCGTCAACACGCTGGCGATCGACGTCGACGTGCCCGCGCACGGCGATTTCTCGTCGCTGGTCGCGCGCACCCAGCGTGCGCTGGTCGACGCACAGATGCACCAGGACGTGCCGTTCGAGCAGGTGGTCGATGCGCTCGGCGTGCCGCGCAGCGCGAGCCACCATCCGCTGTTCCAGGTGATGGCCGCGTACGGCGAGCGCCGCGCGCTGCCGGCGCTCGGCGCGGCAGCCGCCGCGTTGCTGCCGTCGGGCACGCCGTCCGCGAAATTCGACCTGACGCTGTCGGTCGAAGCGACGCCGGACGGCACGTTCGACGCCGCCTTCATCTACGCGCTCGACCTGTTCGAGGCGGACGCGATCGCCCGATTGGCCGCGCGCTTCGTCACGCTGCTGACCGATGCGCTCGCGCGCCCGGACATGCCGATCGGCGATCTCGACTGGCTGCCCGCCGATGAGCGCGCGCAACTCTTCGCATGGAACGCCCCGGCGGGCGCGACCGAAGCCGAACCATTCGTGCCCGTGCATGCCCGCATCGCCTCGCATGCTCAGGCACGGCCCGACGCACGCGGCGTGGCCGACATCGATCGCGCGTTGACGCGCGGTGAAGTCGACGCGCGCGCGGCACGCCTGGCGCGCCATCTGGTCGCGGCCGGCGTCCGCCCGGAAATGCGCGTCGGCGTCGCGCTGCAGCGCTCGGTTGACCTGCTCGTCGCGCTGATCGCGGTGCTGAAGTCGGGCGCCGCGTTCGTGCCGCTCGATCCCGCGCATCCGCGCGAACGGCTCGCGCAGATCGTCGGCGACGCGAACATCGCGCACGTGCTGACCGACCGCGCGAGCGCCGCGTCGCTGCCCGAGCTGCCGGAGCTGCGCGTGTGGCGCGCGGATGAAGTCGATGCCCTCGACGAAGCCGCGCACGTCGTGCTGCCGGACGTGCTGCCGGGTCACGCGGCCTATGCGATCTACACGTCGGGCTCGACCGGCAAGCCGAAGGGCGTGATCGTCGATCATGCGTCGTTCGCGCTGCATTGCGCGGCGATCGCCGAACGCTACGGCGCCAGCGAGAACGACGTGTTCCTGCTGTTCCAGTCGGTCAACTTCGACGGCGCGCACGAAGGCTGGTTTTCGCAATACATGTCGGGCGCGGCCGTGTCGGTGACGGCCGACGTGCTGTGGCCGCCCGCGCAGACCTGCGCGATGATGGTCCGCGACGGCGTGACGATGACGTACGTGCCGCCCGGCTGCGCCGCGCAACTCGCCGAATGGGCGCTCGCGCATGGCGCACCGCCGACGCTGCGTTCGCTGACGGTCGGCGGCGAGGCGACGTCGCGCGAGGCGTTCGCGATGCTGCGCCGTGCGCTGCCGAACGTGCGCGTGGTCAACGGCTACGGCCCGACCGAGACGGTCATCACGCCGACGCTGTGGATGTTCCGACCCGGCGACGATCTCGCGAAGCTCGGCGACGCCGCATACCTGCCGATCGGCACGCTGGTCGGCGCGCGCACCGCGCACGTGCTCGACGAACGGCTGCATCCGCTGCCGGTCGGCGTGATCGGCGAACTGTACCTGGGCGGCGAGGGGATCGGCGTCGCGCGCGGTTATCTCGACCGCCCGTCGTTGACGGCCGAGCGCTTCGTGCCCGATCCGTACGGCGCGCCGGGCGCGCGCCTGTACCGCACCGGCGACCTCGTGCGGCGTCGCGCGGATGGCGTGTTCGACTTCATCGGCCGCGTCGACCACCAGGTGAAGCTGCGCGGGCTGCGCATCGAACTCGGCGAGATCGAGGCGCAGCTTGCCGCGCACGACGCGGTGCGCGAAGCCTGCGCGGTCGTGCACGGGCAGGGCGCACTGGCGCAGCTCGTTGCGTATGTCGAACTGACCGCCGACGCACAGGCGGCCGCGCGGCCGGTGGAAGCCGCGACGCTCGACGCGCACCTGCGCCGCACGCTGCCCGACTACATGGTGCCCGCGCAGCTGATCGTGCTCGACGCGCTGCCGCGCAACGCGAACAGCAAGGTCGATCGCGCACGGCTGCCGGCGCCGGTACGCGTCGAACGCGCGTACGAAGCGCCGCACGACGGCGACGAAGCCGCGCTCGCGGCGATCTGGTGCGACGTGCTGAATCTCGAGCGCGTGGGCCGCGGCGATCACTTCTTCGATCTCGGCGGCCATTCGCTCGCCGCCGTGCGCGTCGCGACACGCGTGGCCGAACGGCTCGGCCGCGACGTGCCGGTGCGCGCGCTGTTCGAAGCGCCGGTGCTCGCGCAGTATGCGTTGCAGGTGGCCGATGCGCCGCGCGCCGCGCATGCCGGTGCGGCAGCGCCGGGCGTGGCCCTCGCCAAACCGGATGCACACGGCGTGTGGCCGCTGTCGCCGGCGCAGCTCGGCCTGTGGTTCCTGTGGCGCGCACAGCCGGACAGCGCCGCGTACAACATTCCGGTCGCGCTGCGGGTGCGTGGCCCGCTCGACGTCGATGCGCTGCGTGCCGCGTTCGCGGATGTCACCGTCGAGCATCCGGCGCTACGCGCGCGGCTCGTGGCACGTGACGGCGCACTGCCGGGCCAGCGGATCGATGCCCATGCTTCTGTCGAACTGCCGGTGATTGACCTGTCGGCGCAAGCCGATGTGTTCGCCCGCGCCGCAGCACTGACCGACGAGGATGCACTCGCACCGTTCGACCTCGTTGCCGATGCGCCGCTGTGGCGTGCGCGCGTGCTGCGTCTGGATGCGGAAGACCACGTGCTGTCGGTGACGATTCATCACATCGTGTCGGATGGCGAATCGATCGAGCTGTGGCTCGATGCGGTTCGTGCGCGCTATGTTGCCCGCGTGCAGGGCGGCGCCGGCGCCGTGCCGGCCGATGAGGTCGTCCAACAGTCCGCCCAGCCGCTCGTGCTGCCCGCACCGTGCCATCCGGCCCGCGTCGCCTACTGGCGTGACGCGCTGGCCGACCTGCCGGCGCGCGTGCTGCCGCAGCGCGCGGACGCGCCGGCCGTGCCGCAATGGCGCGCGGCCCGCTTCGCGTTCGAATTCGACGGCGCGCTGATCCGCGCCGCACGCGACACCGCGTCGGCCGCGCACGCGACGCTGCCGATGCTGCTGCACGCGGCGCTCAACACCGCGCTGTTCCGCGCGACGGGCGCGGCCGACCAGCCGGTCGGCGTGCTCGCGTCGACGCGCGAGCTGACGGGCGATGCGGCCCGCGATGCGCTCGGCCTCTTCATCAACTCGGTCGTCGTGCGCACGCGGCTCGACCCGGCCGCGCGTCGTGCGGACGTGCTCGCACAAGTGCGCGACACGGCGCTCGCAGCCTACGCGCATGCGGACGTGCCGTTCGCGGACGTCGTCGCGGCGCTGCGCGCGCCGCGTGCCGCGCAGGCCAATCCGCTGTTCCAGGTGATGTTCAACTACCTGCGCCCGACCGGTGCCGCGACACGCGACTGGGCCGGCCTGGCGCTGGCCGGATTCGACGACGTGCGCCATCGCGTCGTATTTACGCTGGAGCTGGACGTCGTCGAGCATCCGGACGGCCGCGTGAGCGCCGCGTTCTCGTATGCGGACGAACTGCTCGATAGCGGCTTCGTCGATGCGCTCGTCGAGCTCTATCACGACGAAGTCGCGCGCTTCGCCGGCGCGTCGGAGGCGGTGCTCGGTGCGCCCGACAAGCTTGTCGTCGAGCAGGCGTCGCATCGCGCGCGGACCGAAAGCCATGCATGCGCCGCAACGCTTTCACGTGCACCGCATGCGGCGGCCGTGCTCGCGGCGCTGTGGTCCGACACGTTCGCGACGGCCGCGCCCGAACCTGACGCCGACCTGTTCGAAGCCGGCGCGACGTCGTTCGACGTCGTGCGCTTCGTCGACGCGGCCAGCCGCGTCGGTCACGCGTTGACGGTCGCCGACGTGTTCGCGTCGCCGACGCTCGCGGCACTCGGCGCGCGGCTCGATGCGCACACGGAAACGGGACAGGAGGCGCGCCATGCTGGCTGA
- a CDS encoding GNAT family N-acetyltransferase yields MLAEVRPDGFTMLDTYRLAFADGLFAVRDGAEIRVAQGDGIGAQLLRAQLGDDGALRLVAYNHRAAAADQRRALLAALAAAFSDSARHAAIRLDPAAWPAVALDALRASGVLADGGRCMREGWAQQADLWRVGAHLPCATLPMFTDGRRHPRRPPAPRGEVYARDLPALGVRFTLRGWQPAEDAERLARWFDEPRVRDGWPGTQPGADGQQGTAPDTDPHVIPLVGCFDGEPFAYVEAYWLKEDALAPHVAARDYDRGLRMLVGESRWRGPQCVAGWLPSVVHYLFLDDPRTEAVGCAVPAGHARVADHLARHGFARQRRLALADAQPLWMRTLRETFFSGRHV; encoded by the coding sequence ATGCTGGCTGAAGTGCGTCCGGACGGATTCACGATGCTCGACACCTACCGCCTCGCATTCGCGGACGGCCTGTTCGCGGTGCGCGACGGCGCGGAGATCCGCGTCGCGCAGGGCGACGGCATCGGCGCGCAGTTGCTGCGCGCACAACTCGGCGACGACGGCGCGCTGCGCCTCGTCGCGTACAACCATCGCGCGGCAGCGGCCGACCAGCGGCGTGCGCTGCTGGCGGCACTCGCCGCGGCCTTTTCGGACAGCGCGCGCCACGCCGCGATCCGGCTCGACCCGGCCGCGTGGCCGGCGGTCGCGCTCGATGCGTTGCGCGCGAGCGGCGTGCTCGCCGACGGCGGCCGCTGCATGCGTGAAGGCTGGGCGCAGCAGGCCGATCTGTGGCGCGTCGGCGCGCATCTGCCGTGCGCGACGTTGCCGATGTTCACCGACGGCCGCCGTCATCCGCGCCGGCCGCCCGCGCCGCGCGGCGAGGTCTACGCGCGCGACCTGCCGGCGCTCGGCGTGCGCTTCACGCTGCGCGGCTGGCAGCCGGCCGAGGATGCCGAACGCCTCGCGCGCTGGTTCGACGAACCGCGCGTGCGCGACGGCTGGCCGGGCACGCAGCCCGGCGCGGACGGCCAGCAAGGCACCGCGCCCGACACCGATCCGCACGTGATTCCGCTGGTCGGCTGCTTCGACGGCGAACCGTTCGCGTATGTCGAGGCGTACTGGCTGAAGGAAGACGCGCTCGCGCCGCACGTCGCGGCGCGCGACTACGACCGCGGGCTGCGGATGCTGGTCGGCGAGTCGCGCTGGCGCGGCCCGCAGTGCGTGGCGGGCTGGCTGCCGTCCGTCGTGCATTACCTGTTTCTCGACGACCCGCGTACCGAAGCGGTCGGCTGTGCCGTTCCGGCCGGCCACGCGCGGGTTGCCGACCATCTCGCGCGGCACGGCTTCGCGCGGCAGCGCCGTCTCGCGCTGGCCGACGCGCAGCCGCTGTGGATGCGCACGCTGCGCGAGACGTTCTTCTCCGGCCGTCACGTCTGA
- a CDS encoding TonB-dependent siderophore receptor: protein MKKLEQRKMEWATGTRLRAIAAAASVAFGVAAGHAQAQTAPAVNAGAAASASSAQNGAAASASASASTGTLPTINVNAASEGDGTVGLVAKRSRTGTKTSTSINEIPQTINVVTAQQIEMTGATDVNAALRYVPGFSSYGSDNRSDWYAALRGFTPTAYVNGLQVPNTINLASWRVDPYMIDSISVLRGPTSVLYGAGDPGAIVDVQTKLADGERVREAGVQIGNYARKQFMIDVGDKLDPDGKYAYRFVGVARDGNALTGPNNDQRVALAPSFRWRPNADTSLTLSATYLQDWGDISSNFLPAAGTVLPNPNGQINKDVYEGDPNFNYYRKKQWSVGYQFERNLTPAWTFRQNTRLMHLSLDNGSVFGNGFVDGSTTDVSRWAGVFQMNYSRFDIDNNLEGRFATGPLQHTLLLGFQYNRQTATDSEWLAAAPPLNIYNPVYLPVTKAVFTPDSTFRTNTYTTMNTFGLYAQDQIKWNRWTLTLGGREDWVNMRMDDRAAGTSTKADVTAFTGRVGLTYQGDYGLSPYVSYATSFNPLIGVNLVGGGLPQPTRGKQIEAGLRWQPPGKNLMLNAAIYQINQTNVLTPALPSQDNTGTKSVQTGEVRSRGIELSATGKVTRNLSVIASYVYQDVKNVKANDVSLNNWPVDIPRPRQMASLWTDWTWHTGPLAGFGLGGGVRYQSASAGGADNSLTVSSVTLFDAGVHYDTRNWRFAVNGTNLANRHYISGCQSANVCVFGTDRTVIATAKYNW, encoded by the coding sequence ATGAAAAAACTGGAGCAGAGAAAGATGGAGTGGGCAACAGGCACGCGTTTGCGTGCGATCGCAGCCGCGGCGAGCGTGGCGTTCGGGGTGGCGGCAGGGCACGCACAGGCCCAGACGGCGCCGGCCGTGAACGCAGGCGCGGCGGCGTCGGCCAGCAGTGCGCAGAACGGTGCGGCCGCGAGTGCGTCGGCCAGTGCGTCGACCGGCACGCTGCCGACGATCAACGTCAACGCGGCCTCGGAAGGAGACGGCACGGTCGGGCTCGTCGCGAAGCGCAGCCGCACCGGCACGAAGACCAGTACGTCGATCAACGAGATCCCGCAGACGATCAACGTCGTCACCGCGCAGCAGATCGAGATGACCGGCGCGACTGACGTGAACGCGGCCCTGCGCTACGTGCCGGGCTTCTCGTCGTACGGCTCGGACAACCGTTCCGACTGGTACGCGGCGCTGCGCGGCTTCACGCCGACCGCGTACGTGAACGGGCTGCAGGTGCCGAACACGATCAACCTCGCGAGCTGGCGCGTCGATCCGTACATGATCGACAGCATCAGCGTGCTGCGCGGGCCGACGTCGGTGCTGTACGGCGCGGGCGACCCCGGCGCGATCGTCGACGTGCAGACCAAGCTCGCCGACGGCGAGCGCGTGCGCGAGGCCGGCGTGCAGATCGGCAACTACGCGCGCAAGCAGTTCATGATCGACGTCGGCGACAAGCTCGACCCGGACGGCAAATACGCGTACCGCTTCGTCGGCGTCGCACGCGACGGCAACGCGCTGACCGGCCCGAACAACGACCAGCGCGTTGCGCTCGCGCCGTCGTTCCGCTGGCGTCCGAACGCGGATACGTCGCTGACGCTGTCGGCCACCTATCTGCAGGACTGGGGCGACATCTCGTCGAACTTCCTGCCCGCGGCGGGCACGGTGCTGCCGAACCCGAACGGTCAGATCAACAAGGACGTGTACGAAGGCGATCCGAACTTCAACTACTACCGCAAGAAGCAGTGGTCGGTCGGCTATCAGTTCGAGCGGAACCTGACGCCGGCGTGGACGTTCCGCCAGAACACGCGCCTGATGCACCTGTCGCTCGACAACGGCTCGGTATTCGGCAACGGCTTCGTCGACGGCAGCACGACCGACGTGTCGCGCTGGGCCGGTGTGTTCCAGATGAACTACAGCCGCTTCGACATCGACAACAACCTCGAAGGCCGCTTCGCGACGGGCCCGCTCCAGCACACGCTGCTGCTCGGCTTCCAGTACAACCGCCAGACCGCGACCGACAGCGAGTGGCTCGCTGCCGCGCCGCCGCTGAACATCTACAACCCGGTCTACCTGCCTGTCACGAAGGCGGTGTTCACGCCGGACTCGACGTTCCGCACCAACACGTACACGACGATGAACACGTTCGGCCTGTACGCGCAGGACCAGATCAAGTGGAACCGCTGGACGCTGACGCTCGGCGGCCGCGAGGACTGGGTCAACATGCGGATGGACGACCGTGCGGCCGGCACGTCGACGAAGGCGGACGTCACGGCGTTCACCGGCCGTGTCGGCCTCACGTACCAGGGCGATTACGGGCTGTCGCCGTACGTCAGCTACGCGACGTCGTTCAATCCGCTGATCGGCGTGAACCTGGTCGGCGGCGGGTTGCCGCAGCCGACCCGCGGCAAGCAGATCGAAGCCGGCCTGCGCTGGCAGCCGCCCGGCAAGAACCTGATGCTGAACGCGGCGATCTACCAGATCAACCAGACCAACGTGCTCACGCCGGCGCTGCCGAGCCAGGACAATACCGGCACGAAGTCGGTGCAGACGGGCGAGGTGCGTTCGCGCGGGATCGAGCTGAGCGCGACCGGCAAGGTCACGCGCAACCTGTCGGTGATTGCCTCGTACGTGTATCAGGACGTGAAGAACGTGAAGGCCAACGACGTGTCGCTGAACAACTGGCCGGTCGACATTCCGCGTCCGCGCCAGATGGCGTCGCTGTGGACCGACTGGACGTGGCACACGGGGCCGCTCGCGGGCTTCGGCCTGGGCGGCGGCGTGCGCTACCAGAGCGCGTCGGCCGGTGGGGCCGACAACTCGCTGACGGTATCGAGCGTCACGCTGTTCGACGCGGGCGTGCACTACGACACGCGTAACTGGCGCTTCGCCGTGAACGGAACGAACCTGGCCAACCGTCACTACATCAGCGGTTGCCAGTCGGCGAACGTCTGTGTGTTCGGCACCGACCGTACCGTGATCGCGACCGCGAAATACAACTGGTGA